A stretch of DNA from Melospiza melodia melodia isolate bMelMel2 chromosome Z, bMelMel2.pri, whole genome shotgun sequence:
ACTCGGGCTGAAACAAAGTATCCCCTCgctgcttcttcatcttcatcattctgtcctgcaggtggcctgctcaggctgacagcttggagcgcctgcaggctccagttctgctgcagcccagcttttcctctcactgcttaattcttattatgacaattctttcatttctacttcaAAGCTTCCCTAAATTAACAACACTCTATCCTAAGATAAACAATCCTCTACTATCCAAGATGTCTATGTTCCATAGTCCTTAAATGTTGATCCctgtatttcctaatttttttaaattttcaccttttgcagaaagaaaaacaacagagctTTCAATTGAACCTAACAACAtatctaacctaacctaacctaacctaacctaacctaacctaagctaagctaagctaacctaacctaacctaatctAATCCAACCTATGCTGACCTAACCCAACCTAACCTAACAGCTAACCTAACAGCTCAACTGAGCAAATATCTACACTATCATGTTTCCTAGCTACGGCACAGCTCCTCTTCAAACTCGGGGGATGGCTCAAGCTCTGCCTAAAGATGacacatccccttttccctcctcttggcTGGCGGGGCATCAGGGCCTCCTCAGGCGCAGGTGTCTCCTCTCCAGTCTTCCTGCACTCGCTTGGCTGAGATgatcagagcagccaggctggaggcaggatCGCCTGAGGTCACGAAGGGAtgctgcccagaggaaaaagaacaaagaaaggaactcttactttccaggatcacatccttgcaggctcaagcaggattccctGGCTACCAGCAAGACACACAAAGAGCACTGAGGGCAGCATGTCCCCCTGCGCcttcctgtcctggcagctttctgtgccacgtggcccacactcctcctcctcctcatcccttcatgcaggtgtcctcagctgccagggctttttgcccctttgctttttcttacctgtaggagctcctgggcagaccagcgcctgtcctcatctgcctgcaggcagcagcggagGAAGTCGCGCAGGAGAGCCGAGTGGTGCCTGGGGTTCTGCAGTTTTGGGGGCCCGTTCCTTTCTAGCAGTTCAAAAACCTACAGCACATGGATGCAAGAGGACACTCCACCTGCTCCTTTGCTAGCCACACACAGCTCTCTCCACACAGAGCCCTCTTGCTAAGCTGCACCTTACCCGGAGACGGGCTTCCCGCTGGTAAGGAGCTTCCCCTTCCACCATTTCCAGCCCCATgatccccagggaccagatgtccactttggggccgtaggcttctcctctcaccacctccggtgccatccagctgggagtgccgacgctggagctgcgcttgctgtgctcagggctgagctgagcacagaggccaaagtcACCTGAGGACAAAAACAAAGCCTGTCAAAGCCAGCTACCACTGGCAAAGTGGCCAAAGCCATTGCCCTGACCAGGCCATGCTGAATCTAActgaaaaagcagctgagctctccttcCACGGGCCTGGAGCCAGGCAAATAAGGCATCGGCCGCTTCAAAAACACCCTGACGATTCACGCACTGGCCAAGCCGCGCTTCTGCCCCAGTGGCCGTCACCAAAATGCAAGCGCACGGCATATGCTGGAcatgctgcagcccagcagggatACCCACCCAACTTGACGGATCCGTCCGTGCCCACCAGGACGTTGCAACTTTTGATGTCTCTGTGGATGACTTGGCGGGAATGAAGGaaatgcagtccttgcaggcactgagagaggaaaaggagggagggaaagttaACGTGCAGGATCTGATTTCATCCCACCCGCAAGGAAAGAGCTCAACGGGATTGGCGGCTTTCTCAGGGAATTGTGAGCGAGGGCGAAACATCACGCTGCTGTCACCAtgaagagcttgctgcttcaaCACTCTTGGAAGTTTTTTCTAGATTTCCAAGCAAAGGCATCCGGGCTCCCAAAAGTTCCACCGGCCTTGGGTAGGAAGCGCGCCACCTTTGGCTGGGAGGCGGCAGGGCCAAGAATTTTGGGGAAGCCTagtggcagcagaagaggaagctgctggtgacagcagcaccttTGAGCTGTTGACCTTTGAATGCATCGCCATCCAGGCTGCAATGCTATCCTTTGAAGCTGAGGACAACTCTTTGCCCTTAGCTTGAAATTCTGCCAGCCGCATGCTGCCTTCCAGTGGCAAGCAatgtaggacagacagacaggctccaggcaaacattcccaggcaaagctgagaagaggaagaaagagaaattgagcCAGTGAGTGAGCACCAAGgccagaggacagacaggatggaagagtgcaAGAACAGAGCCTGAGGAGTGCGAGGGCACCGGCAGGCAGTACACttcccatgctctttcttctcctgtgtggtgtgacagcagcagcagcagcagcagcaaaagaaaggTGAGAGCAAGAAATCTCGGCTCTCCTTAAGCTCCAGCTGACAAGCAGCATCCGGGCAGTCTTGGGCAAGCACAAGCGGCATCCCTCACCTCCCGACAGACAGCGCCTATCTGTCCTTCCTCCAGGTACACTGCCCTCAGCACATCAAACAAGGTGCCGCCGTCCATgaactccatggccagccagagctccgcatccaccaggtagctgaaagaagaaaaccacggcatggagaaacagaatgggcacagcctccgtcaccccagggcctgagacaggtttttgcagctgctctccaAGCTACATGTGCCACAAGAGACTATTGAACaccagctccacctcctcccgcgctctggagaccagcagagaaatcatccccagctctgttctctgcCAGCGACCAAAGGGCATCGTCTCTTTGCGCTTGCACCAGCTAAAGCTACATTGACACCAGAATATGCCAACCTGTCTAAGTAGGTAACGATATTGGGACTCCTGTTGTCCCTCATGGCCAGGATTtcattggcagccagctcctcGGACATCTCCTCCTCGAGTGACATGATCTTGATTGCCACCTGCAATGACATTGGCCACCGGTACCTTGAGAAGACGCACCCTGCTCGAGATCACAAGGAGCACGGAGCGAGTGCTGCTGCAATGAGGCAGCACGCTGGGCCAAAGTGCCTTGTCACTAGACAGCAGAGCTTAGCAGAAGCACCAAAAGCCATCCCAAATGCATTCTGCCCCCTGAGCCTAGACTATATTTCAGaggaacagcctctgctgcagacatggagctgccacccaaacctccaagcacagctcacagcagcggGCAAAGCGCTCCAGAGCTGCAAAATGGCATGGGGCTGTTGGCACTTTACCTGTTGTCCGCTGCTGGTGTCAAGGGCTTTATAAACAGCTCCAAACCC
This window harbors:
- the LOC134432300 gene encoding serine/threonine-protein kinase PAK 3-like; this encodes MIGQVCAAVCTVFSVVYSGYYLTQLTRHLTRGWRQACPLGTTAGSAAPLAASVIEEEDEEEQRKMKPSAAVPSQPELAEPVTLVARSAIQPGAAGPAWPAAASSSPAAGTSCSSAAQQPEMREEQGLKTLRSIVSQGQPTGKYTAFEELGRGGFGAVYKALDTSSGQQVAIKIMSLEEEMSEELAANEILAMRDNRSPNIVTYLDSYLVDAELWLAMEFMDGGTLFDVLRAVYLEEGQIGAVCRECLQGLHFLHSRQVIHRDIKSCNVLVGTDGSVKLGDFGLCAQLSPEHSKRSSSVGTPSWMAPEVVRGEAYGPKVDIWSLGIMGLEMVEGEAPYQREARLRVFELLERNGPPKLQNPRHHSALLRDFLRCCLQADEDRRWSAQELLQHPFVTSGDPASSLAALIISAKRVQEDWRGDTCA